From Pseudomonas sp. StFLB209, a single genomic window includes:
- a CDS encoding DUF1127 domain-containing protein: MNSFTDVQSALPGSQRQTQPQVNSGSRTVTHTEASPAVSRWALYRHRRTSRRALLELTDDELRDIGLDYSQACIEAGKPFWRA, encoded by the coding sequence ATGAACAGCTTCACAGATGTGCAATCGGCTTTACCAGGCAGCCAGCGGCAAACGCAGCCGCAGGTCAATAGCGGCTCGCGCACTGTCACCCATACAGAGGCAAGTCCGGCGGTCAGCCGCTGGGCACTGTATCGTCATCGCCGGACCTCACGCCGCGCGCTGCTGGAACTCACCGATGACGAACTGCGCGACATCGGTCTGGACTATTCCCAGGCGTGTATCGAAGCCGGCAAACCGTTCTGGCGCGCCTGA
- a CDS encoding aminotransferase-like domain-containing protein — protein sequence MTLYVNLAELLGTRIENGFYRPGDRLPSVRALSIEHGVSLSTVQQAYRVLEDSGLATPKPKSGYFVPISRKAPALPVVGRPVQRPVDISQWEQVLDMIRVSPAEGLTQLGRGMPDVNSPTLKPLLRAMGQLSRHQDMPGLYYDNILGVQALREQIARLLLDSGCQLNASDLLITSGCHEALSACIRALCAPGDIVAVDSPSFFGVMQTLKGLGMKALEIPTDPLTGISLEALELALEQWPIKAIQLTPSCNNPLGYVMPEERKRALLRLAQRFDVPIIEDDVYGDLAFSYPRPRTIKSFDEDGRVLLCSSFSKTLAPGLRIGWVAPGRYLERVLHMKYIGTGSTAPQPQLAISEFLQGGHFEPHLRRMRSQYQRNRDQMLDWVLRYFPEGTRASRPQGGFMLWVELAEDFDTVRLNRALLEHKVQIAVGSIFSASGKYRNCLRLNFAVRPTPRIEAAVRTVGEVIKQLLAQSC from the coding sequence ATGACCCTGTACGTCAACCTTGCCGAGTTGTTGGGGACGCGCATCGAAAACGGCTTCTATCGCCCCGGCGACCGGCTGCCTTCGGTGCGTGCCTTGAGCATCGAGCACGGGGTGAGCCTGAGCACCGTGCAGCAAGCTTATCGGGTGCTGGAAGACAGCGGCCTGGCGACGCCGAAGCCCAAGTCTGGCTATTTCGTGCCCATCAGCCGCAAGGCACCGGCGCTGCCGGTGGTGGGGCGGCCGGTGCAGCGGCCTGTGGATATCTCCCAGTGGGAGCAGGTGCTGGACATGATCCGGGTGTCGCCCGCCGAGGGTTTGACCCAGCTGGGGCGTGGCATGCCGGACGTCAACAGCCCGACCCTCAAGCCGTTGCTGCGTGCCATGGGCCAGCTCAGCCGCCATCAGGACATGCCCGGTCTGTACTACGACAACATCCTCGGTGTGCAGGCGCTGCGCGAGCAGATTGCCCGGCTGTTGCTCGACTCCGGCTGCCAGTTGAATGCCAGCGACCTGCTGATCACCAGTGGCTGCCATGAAGCGCTGAGCGCCTGCATCCGTGCGTTGTGCGCGCCCGGTGATATCGTCGCGGTGGACTCGCCGAGCTTTTTCGGTGTCATGCAGACCCTCAAGGGGCTGGGCATGAAGGCGCTGGAGATCCCCACTGATCCATTGACCGGCATCAGCCTCGAAGCCCTGGAGCTGGCCCTGGAGCAATGGCCGATCAAGGCCATCCAGTTAACGCCCAGTTGCAATAATCCGCTGGGCTACGTGATGCCCGAGGAGCGCAAGCGCGCGTTGCTGCGCCTGGCCCAGCGCTTCGACGTGCCGATCATCGAGGATGACGTGTACGGCGACCTGGCCTTCAGCTATCCACGCCCGCGCACCATCAAGTCATTCGACGAAGACGGCCGCGTGCTGCTGTGCAGCTCATTCTCCAAAACCCTGGCGCCCGGCCTGCGGATTGGCTGGGTCGCGCCGGGGCGTTATCTGGAGCGGGTGCTGCACATGAAGTACATCGGCACTGGCTCCACCGCGCCGCAGCCGCAACTGGCGATCAGCGAATTCCTGCAGGGCGGGCACTTTGAACCGCACCTGCGGCGCATGCGCAGCCAGTATCAGCGCAACCGCGACCAGATGCTCGACTGGGTGCTGCGCTACTTCCCCGAAGGCACGCGCGCCAGCCGTCCACAGGGTGGTTTCATGCTGTGGGTCGAACTGGCCGAGGACTTCGATACGGTGCGCTTGAACCGCGCCCTGCTGGAGCACAAGGTCCAGATCGCCGTGGGCAGTATCTTTTCTGCCTCCGGCAAGTACCGCAATTGCCTGCGCCTGAACTTCGCCGTGCGCCCGACGCCGCGTATTGAGGCGGCGGTGCGCACGGTGGGTGAGGTGATCAAGCAATTACTGGCACAGTCCTGCTAA